In a single window of the Entelurus aequoreus isolate RoL-2023_Sb linkage group LG16, RoL_Eaeq_v1.1, whole genome shotgun sequence genome:
- the arhgef18a gene encoding rho guanine nucleotide exchange factor 18a isoform X1 codes for MDEVEGLRLKHSAEDAISLASSLTESINLEDGHYSMLRAELESDSKNLEAESWSVATNPDYQRTLQRDAVKRQDVIYELIQTEMHHVRTLKILRYVYMHELRQSLLLDEGKMDMLFQGVDALLTLHQHFLSCLKLRQSCSQEEESPNGYQIMELGDILISQFSDAFGEKMKVGYSVFCGRQSEAISLYKEQMQNNKKLQSLMKKIGQLALVRRLGIPECFLLVTQRITKYPVLVERIIQNTDADTNEYQSLLQALASIKDTISQVNDCVREYEKAARLREIHVRLEPKSVGRLKDGQVFRREDLIPSNRMLLHEGPVTWKSSGRQKDVHAVLLSDVLLLLQDKDQKFVFAAVDNKPPVVSLQNLILREVAHADKAMFLICACTSEMYELHAGSREERISWMAFIRNAINQYSEEDEVHQELITRLQEYQDCLKERDDQIKQCLTEKLHIYTVLYKDLTGLDSPSKSLLLRGDPADLQRGETLLQGAIDEVENLQNLLLSKMKDSSNQHGNNDNKQGRRAEAWRGADSYLSTSSMKTHMCSDGDEAEGPSGNEMVPPYCTHLPNDAQRKELHYCESPPKKADTDQILKPMSTSPTGDLQTEVCDRVILLAQRLYTLQAFVAQQDSLIKLQHVQQSKSRPSRPSSSTLLEQEKQRNLEKHKEELASLHKLQAQQREAQQRWEKERERHRVCMETLEADLKQREDECRKHEEKVNEEKAELERQRESYQQDLERLRESNKAVEKDKERLSQEKERLEEKLKKYTMSTGHANYDDPNINLFSYQSFRGNIANGGGGSLRPHVPLATASDRNETPPKVPPRKESISLQPVKPEMPIHLISTTNQVHKASGVVQQIPTKLANLSKSKEKVFRMKPSHQRAHSAASIDVSQVLPIRVTGKEGGSLRGSHSQSVCQSDDVKSAGHRRRMKTSQSFSVPLRSSVELPPPPPPPFPKEVLQVKAKDKVIFL; via the exons ATGGATGAGGTGGAAGGCTTGCGGTTGAAACACTCCGCTGAGGATGCCATTTCTTTGGCTTCCTCCCTGACTGAGTCCATCAACCTAGAAG ATGGCCATTACTCCATGCTACGAGCTGAGCTGGAGAGCGACAGCAAGAACCTGGAGGCGGAGTCATGGAGCGTGGCTACCAACCCGGACTACCAAAGGACTCTGCAGAGAGATGCTGTTAAAAGACAGGATGTCATCTATG AGCTtatccagacagagatgcaccACGTGCGCACTTTAAAGATCCTTCGATACGTCTATATGCACGAGTTGAGGCAGTCTCTGCTCTTGGACGAGGGCAAAATGGATATGCTCTTCCAGGGTGTGGACGCCCTGCTCACCCTGCACCAGCACTTCCTCAGCTGCCTTAAACTACGTCAAAGCTGCAGTCAGGAGGAGGAAAGTCCAAATGGCTACCAGATCATGGAGCTGGGAGATATACTCATCTCTCAG TTTTCAGACGCATTTGGTGAAAAAATGAAGGTTGGGTACAGTGTTTTCTGTGGCCGTCAAAGTGAAGCCATCAGTCTGTACAAAGAGCAGATGCAGAACAACAAGAAGCTGCAGAGCCTCATGAAG AAAATTGGTCAGCTGGCCCTGGTAAGAAGGTTGGGGATCCCtgaatgttttctgctagtgaCTCAGCGCATCACAAAGTATCCTGTCCTGGTGGAGCGGATCATACAGAACACAGACG CCGACACAAACGAGTACCAGTCTCTGCTCCAAGCCTTGGCGTCCATAAAAGACACAATCTCCCAAGTGAACGACTGCGTCCGGGAATACGAGAAGGCTGCCCGCCTGAGAGAGATCCACGTGCGTTTGGAGCCCAAATCCGTGGGCCGGTTGAAGGACGGTCAAGTGTTCCGCCGAGAGGATCTGATCCCCAGCAACAGAATGCTGCTGCATGAAGGCCCGGTCACCTGGAAGTCTTCTGGCAGACAGAAAG ACGTCCACGCCGTGCTGCTGTCAGATGTGCTCCTCCTGCTTCAAGACAAAGATCAGAAGTTTGTCTTTGCTGCGGTG GATAACAAACCGCCAGTGGTCTCCCTTCAAAACCTGATATTGAGGGAGGTCGCCCATGCAGACAAAGCAATGTTCCTCATCTGTGCGTGCACCTCCGAGATGTACGAGCTCCACGCTGGCTCCCGAGAGGAGCGCATCAGCTGGATGGCATTCATACGGAATGCCATTAACCA GTATTCCGAGGAGGACGAAGTCCACCAGGAGCTTATTACCAGACTCCAAGAATATCAAG ATTGTTTGAAGGAGAGAGATGACCAGATCAAGCAATGCCTGACGGAGAAGCTGCACATCTACACAGTCCTGTACAAGGACCTGACCGGCCTTGATAGCCCCTCGAAAAGCCTTCTGCTGCGAGGAGACCCCGCTGACCTCCAGCGGGGGGAAACACTGCTCCAAGGAGCTATCGATGAAG TGGAAAACCTTCAAAACCTGCTCCTCTCCAAAATGAAAGACTCAAGCAACCAGCATGGTAACAATGATAATAAACAGGGGAGGAGAGCTGAGGCTTGGAGGGGCGCTGACAGTTACCTGTCCACAAGCTCAATGAAAA CTCATATGTGCTCAGATGGAGATGAGGCCGAGGGCCCCAGTGGGAACGAAATGGTGCCGCCATACTGCACCCACCTGCCGAACGATGCTCAGCGGAAGGAGCTGCACTACTGTGAGAGCCCACCAAAGAAGGCTGACACTGATCAAATATTGAAGCCCATGTCCACTTCACCTACTGGCGACCTTCAGACAGAG GTGTGTGACCGGGTAATACTGCTTGCACAGAGGCTGTATACATTACAA GCCTTCGTGGCTCAGCAGGACAGTCTGATCAAGCTGCAGCACGTCCAGCAGTCCAAGAGCAGACCGTCCCGCCCATCCAGCAGTACGCTGCTGGAGCAGGAGAAGCAGCGCAACCTGGAAAAGCACAAGGAGGAGCTGGCCAGCCTCCACAAGCTGCAGGCACAGCAAAGAGAAGCGCAGCAGCGCTGGGAGAAGGAGCGGGAGCGCCACAGGGTCTGCATGGAGACCCTGGAGGCTGACCTGAAGCAGAGGGAGGACGAGTGCAGAAAACACGAGGAGAAGGTTAACGAGGAAAAGGCTGAGCTGGAGAGGCAGAGGGAGAGCTACCAGCAGGATCTGGAGCGACTCAGGGAGTCTAACAAGGCTGTGGAAAAAGACAAGGAGCGCCTGAGCCAGGAGAaggaacgtttggaggagaagTTAAAGAAGTACACAATGAGCACCGGACACGCCAACTACGATGACCCT AACATCAACCTTTTCAGCTACCAGTCCTTCAGGGGAAACATTGCCAACGGAGGAGGAGGAAGTTTAAGGCCGCACGTCCCGCTCGCCACTGCCAGCGACCGCAACGAGACTCCTCCCAAGGTCCCGCCGCGCAAGGAGAGCATCAGTCTTCAGCCAGTGAAGCCTGAGATGCCCATCCACCTAATTAGCACCACCAACCAGGTGCACAAAGCCAGCGGCGTGGTGCAGCAGATCCCCACCAAGCTGGCCAATCTTTCCAAGAGCAAGGAGAAGGTCTTCAGGATGAAGCCGTCGCATCAGAGAGCCCACAGTGCAG CCTCCATAGACGTGAGCCAGGTGTTGCCCATCCGAGTGACGGGGAAAGAAGGAGGGAGTCTGCGAGGTTCTCACAGTCAGTCTGTCTGCCAGTCAG ATGATGTGAAGTCGGCAGGACACAGACGCAGAATGAAAACATCGCAGTCCTTCAGCGTGCCCCTCAGGAGCAGCGTGGAGCTGCCGCCCCCACCTCCACCTCCTTTCCCCAAAGAAGTGCTGCAAGTGAAAGCCAAAGACAAGGTCATATTCCTTTAG
- the arhgef18a gene encoding rho guanine nucleotide exchange factor 18a isoform X2 — protein MDEVEGLRLKHSAEDAISLASSLTESINLEDGHYSMLRAELESDSKNLEAESWSVATNPDYQRTLQRDAVKRQDVIYELIQTEMHHVRTLKILRYVYMHELRQSLLLDEGKMDMLFQGVDALLTLHQHFLSCLKLRQSCSQEEESPNGYQIMELGDILISQFSDAFGEKMKVGYSVFCGRQSEAISLYKEQMQNNKKLQSLMKKIGQLALVRRLGIPECFLLVTQRITKYPVLVERIIQNTDADTNEYQSLLQALASIKDTISQVNDCVREYEKAARLREIHVRLEPKSVGRLKDGQVFRREDLIPSNRMLLHEGPVTWKSSGRQKDVHAVLLSDVLLLLQDKDQKFVFAAVDNKPPVVSLQNLILREVAHADKAMFLICACTSEMYELHAGSREERISWMAFIRNAINQYSEEDEVHQELITRLQEYQDCLKERDDQIKQCLTEKLHIYTVLYKDLTGLDSPSKSLLLRGDPADLQRGETLLQGAIDEVENLQNLLLSKMKDSSNQHGNNDNKQGRRAEAWRGADSYLSTSSMKTHMCSDGDEAEGPSGNEMVPPYCTHLPNDAQRKELHYCESPPKKADTDQILKPMSTSPTGDLQTEVCDRVILLAQRLYTLQAFVAQQDSLIKLQHVQQSKSRPSRPSSSTLLEQEKQRNLEKHKEELASLHKLQAQQREAQQRWEKERERHRVCMETLEADLKQREDECRKHEEKVNEEKAELERQRESYQQDLERLRESNKAVEKDKERLSQEKERLEEKLKKYTMSTGHANYDDPNINLFSYQSFRGNIANGGGGSLRPHVPLATASDRNETPPKVPPRKESISLQPVKPEMPIHLISTTNQVHKASGVVQQIPTKLANLSKSKEKVFRMKPSHQRAHSAASIDVSQVLPIRVTGKEGGSLRGSHSQSVCQSGTKTYPKWTARQRLDMM, from the exons ATGGATGAGGTGGAAGGCTTGCGGTTGAAACACTCCGCTGAGGATGCCATTTCTTTGGCTTCCTCCCTGACTGAGTCCATCAACCTAGAAG ATGGCCATTACTCCATGCTACGAGCTGAGCTGGAGAGCGACAGCAAGAACCTGGAGGCGGAGTCATGGAGCGTGGCTACCAACCCGGACTACCAAAGGACTCTGCAGAGAGATGCTGTTAAAAGACAGGATGTCATCTATG AGCTtatccagacagagatgcaccACGTGCGCACTTTAAAGATCCTTCGATACGTCTATATGCACGAGTTGAGGCAGTCTCTGCTCTTGGACGAGGGCAAAATGGATATGCTCTTCCAGGGTGTGGACGCCCTGCTCACCCTGCACCAGCACTTCCTCAGCTGCCTTAAACTACGTCAAAGCTGCAGTCAGGAGGAGGAAAGTCCAAATGGCTACCAGATCATGGAGCTGGGAGATATACTCATCTCTCAG TTTTCAGACGCATTTGGTGAAAAAATGAAGGTTGGGTACAGTGTTTTCTGTGGCCGTCAAAGTGAAGCCATCAGTCTGTACAAAGAGCAGATGCAGAACAACAAGAAGCTGCAGAGCCTCATGAAG AAAATTGGTCAGCTGGCCCTGGTAAGAAGGTTGGGGATCCCtgaatgttttctgctagtgaCTCAGCGCATCACAAAGTATCCTGTCCTGGTGGAGCGGATCATACAGAACACAGACG CCGACACAAACGAGTACCAGTCTCTGCTCCAAGCCTTGGCGTCCATAAAAGACACAATCTCCCAAGTGAACGACTGCGTCCGGGAATACGAGAAGGCTGCCCGCCTGAGAGAGATCCACGTGCGTTTGGAGCCCAAATCCGTGGGCCGGTTGAAGGACGGTCAAGTGTTCCGCCGAGAGGATCTGATCCCCAGCAACAGAATGCTGCTGCATGAAGGCCCGGTCACCTGGAAGTCTTCTGGCAGACAGAAAG ACGTCCACGCCGTGCTGCTGTCAGATGTGCTCCTCCTGCTTCAAGACAAAGATCAGAAGTTTGTCTTTGCTGCGGTG GATAACAAACCGCCAGTGGTCTCCCTTCAAAACCTGATATTGAGGGAGGTCGCCCATGCAGACAAAGCAATGTTCCTCATCTGTGCGTGCACCTCCGAGATGTACGAGCTCCACGCTGGCTCCCGAGAGGAGCGCATCAGCTGGATGGCATTCATACGGAATGCCATTAACCA GTATTCCGAGGAGGACGAAGTCCACCAGGAGCTTATTACCAGACTCCAAGAATATCAAG ATTGTTTGAAGGAGAGAGATGACCAGATCAAGCAATGCCTGACGGAGAAGCTGCACATCTACACAGTCCTGTACAAGGACCTGACCGGCCTTGATAGCCCCTCGAAAAGCCTTCTGCTGCGAGGAGACCCCGCTGACCTCCAGCGGGGGGAAACACTGCTCCAAGGAGCTATCGATGAAG TGGAAAACCTTCAAAACCTGCTCCTCTCCAAAATGAAAGACTCAAGCAACCAGCATGGTAACAATGATAATAAACAGGGGAGGAGAGCTGAGGCTTGGAGGGGCGCTGACAGTTACCTGTCCACAAGCTCAATGAAAA CTCATATGTGCTCAGATGGAGATGAGGCCGAGGGCCCCAGTGGGAACGAAATGGTGCCGCCATACTGCACCCACCTGCCGAACGATGCTCAGCGGAAGGAGCTGCACTACTGTGAGAGCCCACCAAAGAAGGCTGACACTGATCAAATATTGAAGCCCATGTCCACTTCACCTACTGGCGACCTTCAGACAGAG GTGTGTGACCGGGTAATACTGCTTGCACAGAGGCTGTATACATTACAA GCCTTCGTGGCTCAGCAGGACAGTCTGATCAAGCTGCAGCACGTCCAGCAGTCCAAGAGCAGACCGTCCCGCCCATCCAGCAGTACGCTGCTGGAGCAGGAGAAGCAGCGCAACCTGGAAAAGCACAAGGAGGAGCTGGCCAGCCTCCACAAGCTGCAGGCACAGCAAAGAGAAGCGCAGCAGCGCTGGGAGAAGGAGCGGGAGCGCCACAGGGTCTGCATGGAGACCCTGGAGGCTGACCTGAAGCAGAGGGAGGACGAGTGCAGAAAACACGAGGAGAAGGTTAACGAGGAAAAGGCTGAGCTGGAGAGGCAGAGGGAGAGCTACCAGCAGGATCTGGAGCGACTCAGGGAGTCTAACAAGGCTGTGGAAAAAGACAAGGAGCGCCTGAGCCAGGAGAaggaacgtttggaggagaagTTAAAGAAGTACACAATGAGCACCGGACACGCCAACTACGATGACCCT AACATCAACCTTTTCAGCTACCAGTCCTTCAGGGGAAACATTGCCAACGGAGGAGGAGGAAGTTTAAGGCCGCACGTCCCGCTCGCCACTGCCAGCGACCGCAACGAGACTCCTCCCAAGGTCCCGCCGCGCAAGGAGAGCATCAGTCTTCAGCCAGTGAAGCCTGAGATGCCCATCCACCTAATTAGCACCACCAACCAGGTGCACAAAGCCAGCGGCGTGGTGCAGCAGATCCCCACCAAGCTGGCCAATCTTTCCAAGAGCAAGGAGAAGGTCTTCAGGATGAAGCCGTCGCATCAGAGAGCCCACAGTGCAG CCTCCATAGACGTGAGCCAGGTGTTGCCCATCCGAGTGACGGGGAAAGAAGGAGGGAGTCTGCGAGGTTCTCACAGTCAGTCTGTCTGCCAGTCAGGTACAAAAACGTATCCAAAGTGGACGGCAAGACAACGCCTCGAT ATGATGTGA